DNA sequence from the Tachysurus fulvidraco isolate hzauxx_2018 chromosome 1, HZAU_PFXX_2.0, whole genome shotgun sequence genome:
CAATGTTTAAACACAAGCCTCATTATCTTCTCTTCACTTTACTGTTCACATTAACACCTCTGGGGTAATAACCCATGATTTACTTTTGTTCTGTTGGATGTATTTCAtgtcattaatgtattttaagacatttaaatatgtaataactttGTCTGCTGTCGActctataaaatgtgtgaacactGATTTAATGATGATGTGATACACAGGAACATCCCAGACATTTTGACCACtgctatctgattacaaactaaattaattataattatatctaaaatatactgaatatcagccgtgtaagaaaacatacaactgtaacaacttgtattaaatgttaaatataaatgttagttttagacacaaagcatctgttagacacagtgaatctactgcttatgttgtaaagtgtaaagcagctctgacaccttcatcatttcacaccaacagtaaaacccaaaccgactgtgagagtgaatcctcagagctccgtctacactggagacaccgtcactctgagctgtgagcTGCAGCAGGGGACTGGATGGAAGTTTTTCtggtacaaaaataatcagATGTTATGGGATCTGAACAGTGAACAAGTGAACACACTTAATGTGACAGTCGataatgcaggagaaacagagtacATGTGTCGAGCATACAGGATAAacaactacaactactacaCAGAGCTCAGTGATCCTGTCAAGATTACAGTGAGAggtatgtcatgattttttcctcttttcatcacagGTTTGTTAGAAGGCGTAAACATTAttgcttaattattttgttCCTCTTGATATTCCAGAATTTTCAGAATAATCTCGAAATACATATGGTAcaacctaggtggcgctagaccggtttttcccttacctttagacacgtccctttcttcactggggtaatatattccaaaacaaatattccacaaaaatccacacaggtccaaggaactgaaatctgtaagccttttaatccaaaacgctttggtcgcgccgcaaatattccgtttgtgttctgaaaactggaaacagaagtgcgccatcatctcgttttgccgctctaacttctaattggggtattcaaaaattatgtcatatttatagcccaggtcctaacgaatcaaataagccctcatttgagccaatcggtgcttgtattgcagagatagacggctgggaacccactgatgtcatgacatcatttttgggaacctgcatttgactgacaattactccttccaatagcaatgaaatgggctgggacctatacagccgtttagaaaattagcagacgattccaacggtatatgacacgCCATatgttctttgactgtgtctgcgtgaactggatgcgaagaagaattcttgcgtaatccctgaccttttgtccctctcacagctcagggtgtcaagttacaggcctgttttcacaccagagtgatagagagagagtctctgcttgtttatggcctttcagactgagcctgcagccttttatttcaaagttatacagtaaacaagtacacaaaaacgctgcacccgacgaccagggccgtagaaaaatatttttattattttttattttttatttatttattttatttatttatttttgggtcttttgacttgaattttttttggtgaaagccaagacatgtggctatgaccctcagttgttatttggtccctaacatgttccagaaaaataagattaatcagtttatcaggtaaacaacccaggcagaaatgaaaaccttccattctatcccctgtaactttgtgtcagtaaggcctagaaatctgaaactagtttctgaaactagaatctcttctttccaatgagaccaggctcacccctgtgtgtcaaagtatgtgggagctgtaccactttttgttgggtaggtcatgtaggcgaaaaacctgcaaaaggggtaaaaagtatttgtcatttctgacagatgagatccaaaaacattttgtttaacacacacatacacacacacacacacacacacactataactatgttttctgacatgtaaatgtcttcaggacagaaaagtttatattttgtggttctgtgttttttatatttatttattaaaatatagattaaattaaatcttggTGAGAAAACGTCTGTAAGTGAGAACCGTTAAAGATATTTGGGACACGTCTGAGGGAAACCCAGCACATATATATTgacctgtttctgttgtgtttttgtttatgttgtcatgtgggtttttgttctgattcatgTCTTGTCTCCGCCCCTGTCCTGTCATTGGTTGTTGTTCTAATGTATCTGGattattctcacctgttttcACTTTAACCCTTGATTTGTCAGTGTACTTAAACCCCTTTGTTTCACCATgtatgtatttgtcttgtaactGTTGTTACCGCTGTGTGTTTAGTCTGCAGATGTCCCGATCTAGTGTCTGTCACAATTTTATAAATTCTTGTATCTGCCTCCAGACGTCTAATGTGacaagaacaggaactaactagtTTATCAGACTTTCCACAAgagtaaatgtaactatatatggattaaatgttcagtgtgacattcattatttaataaaattataatcattgtcacattctgattaaaataatctgtactTCATGGTGGAAACAGTAACTCTAACAGTGTTAGacactgtgttttattacttaaacttttttaaaagaagaaaaacattatacacaatatacagtacaatgtaagAGATTATATTCTGCTCATTTCAGTCTAAACACAACATAtattaaacagaataataacttCATCTACACAAAttgttataaactgttacaggttaaaaacaagcttactgtaattaaaaaaacatgctacACAAAACCTGCCCCATGCTGTAATcgtattaatataaaaatggaTCAGTTCTCGAGAATcagactacaggagagatgatcatccaaactgtctcaaagtcagatgaaggtttctaccactgtgaacacccagagagaggagagtcactgaaaagctgggtctcagtcagacgtgagaaattattaaaatattcatttatataccaCTTAATGTGTTAAATTCAGTAGCTTTTCACAGTGAACTCTATAGTGTCTATGTGCAATACAATATGCTATGAAACACGTGCACACggtataaattaatttatttgtactgcAGATTGAGCTAAAACATCTAAACAGTTCAGcatgaaataaacatgattataattattattttattcagcttCAGTTCCTTCAGGTGTAGAAGCTACATTCTCAGTGCTCATGCTGATCTGTAGTGTGGTGACGGCCTCTCCGTATCTGCTGGTGACCATCATTCTGCTGCTCATATGTTACAGAGCTCGAGGTAAGAACTTTTTCAGTATATCTCTATATTTCACATAACGAGCATCATGACTTTATTAAGTGCAAGAATAATCTTTTGACTCACTtcttattttaaagattaaataagattttttaaagaaattcaataaaataaccACTTGTTCTAAAAGTTTTTAGGATGAAATCAAATGCAGTTTGTTTTCCAAACATCTTGGTTTTCAATATCTTGGTTTTCAAACatctgcaaaaaataaaatgaaaggaactactttttttttttcatttctttaacagATCACACTGATGAAGACAGAATTGAGAATGCAGTCATAGAGGCTTGAGCAAAATTCATCTATAAAAAGAAGATACatttactataatatatattattgcagaatttctatttctttatggttttgtgtggattttaaaacaatactgatttgtcatttaaatgtcCTGCTGTTATTTGCTCATCATATTATAGACACCCTCATTGTTGTGAATGGCTTTGTTTAGTTAATGTCTGCAAACCTCCTGATGAGGTGTAAATTaccgtgtgtgtacagtagtgtccAAAAAGCCCCACAGCCAGCTTTTTTatgcaatataaaaatgttatctGAAATATGGTGCtaatattgtgttttgtgtcttctCAGTATTAGTTCTACCACTGCTGCATTTgtactgctgtttttattctagTTGTTTGTGAGATTTCCTCTATATGAAATGTTTcgatcaataaaataaatcattattatcaATTCACCGCTGCGATATTGCTGTCTTTTCATTGTCACTCTTGTCCCCTGCTAGAACATTAGAATTTATCACATGGGATTAATAAGATGTTTCTTTAAAGCATATAACTTGATCCTAAAACTATTATTCGGTGTAGAGGATCTCTTTGCAGTAAAGTTCAGTAGTAAGTGGAGAATTAATACATGTGAAATAAACTTTTCTTGAGTTGTCCCAAGCTTGATTCCCATCTCTTCTTTCCAACCCACTCTGGTGCCAAACCCAGGGAATTGATGATGTTACTCTCCAATGGAGTTTCTGCCACTCTCTTACACCAGGCCCTACTTGAGTGcctgcctccctctctctccatctctctccctctctctccgcccgcccgcccgcacgcacgcacgcaccagGAAAATGGACTAATTCCACCTAAAGAATTGCCCCCTCAAACATGTTCTCACCTCCACCTTTTCGCCTAAATTTTATAGAGAACGACATAGAACCACATCCACCCCTACCATCTACCCAAGCATAATAATTAGGTTGTTGGGATAAGCTAAAGTCCAGGCACAATATGGGAATAATTGAAGAGTCTCATAGTAACTTGTCAAGCCCACATAAAGGATGCAAAGATCAGTCATCATCTGGCATTGCAGCCTGAGGTGGTCCACAGCCTGGGGGTGCAGATGGCTGTTACGGATTTCCTCTCTCAGCAAGGGGTGGGAATTCAGTGCCAGGCCGGAGAGTTCAAGGCCTAAGAACTATTTAGCCGTCTACAAGAAAGGCCAAAGCCTTCTCTACTTTCTGAGGAGGCTGAGGTCCTTCAATATCTGCTAGACGatactgaaaatgttttatgaGTCTGTGGGAGCCAGTACAATCTCTTTTGCTGAGGACTGAAGGTAGCTGATGCCAACAGGGAATGGAGCTGAACTGTCTGACTTTAGTGTCATAAAGAAGGATGTTATCTAAGCAACTGACCATCTCAAAGAACATCCAATTGATCCATGATGTCCTGGATAGATACAGGAGTATGTTCAGCCGCAGACTCATCCAACCAAGGTGCTCCGCAGAGCAACACAGGAAGTCCTTCCTACCTGTGTCCATTGGACTGTATAACTCCTCCGTGCAACCACACATCTCACTGTGtattaatacacatttactgctatatttatttaaatcctagctttatttatcatctttttgtatgttatattgtgtatataagtCTCTAGTTTTGTATTCTTATTTTGGTGACTTGGAGCTGTGGTAacaaatttattataatattatagttTTTGTATTAGACATTGTATATAGTGAAATTTAAGAAGATGATGCACCATACTCACTGTTAAATGTATCAAATCATTCCAGACTCTTGGTTCTCCTAAGTTTCAAAATATCTTGATGTGGTTTTGTATCTTCTTCTCCAGCACCTGGAATTAAACTAAGCCTATTTTAACCCTTAATTTAAAAAGCAAATCCATACCCTGACTGAATGCCACTCTTATCATATCCAATGTTGTCACCACTTGTCTGCATTTACTGCACATAACACCAGGCCCTCTTCAAGCTCCACATGGAGCTTTAGCAGtccttccatctctctctctgtctatctctctcctcttaCTCTCCATCCTTCTCCTATCCCTGCACCACAAAAACGAACCAATTCCCCCTGACAAATTGCCCCCAACAACATGCTCTCACCTCTACCTTTTTGCATTAATTTCATAGAGCACTACATATGCCCCTTTTcgaccgaggcagtttgagtgctggttcggagccagagcctaatttagaaccagttctttctgttttgaccGCCAAAGCGGTCAAAACTTtcctgaaccaggaaaagtggttcttaagtagcaccaaaacgttgctggtctagacttaagaaccgcttgtgtcaggggctgtgggcggggctactgttagcgcatttgataatgtaccttaagtatactaatgtttaatacacttttactttaccgcaatatgattattatcagcacacatgatagtatgtagctacatgctaaggctaacttttttctgtgttaatgataaaataacattatatactttatcgattacaacctccgtttatacagattatacgttttattcgccacgtttggatgccaatgcatgttcgcaaagccatgagcattaacagtaaagtaacatccgccgCTGTTGTTCCCTTTCGGAACACGAGCTgtgtcgaaacgctatgggaacgccctctgcatgaacgcgctctgaaccacgtgtgtaatctgaccaataggcgttgggacgtgacgtcatcggcgggtgatgtcgcgtaaacaggaagctacaaatggctgcgagatggacaagacgctagcttctgctcgttcaggtaagcgctgttttcCTGATACCGTGtttctgatcgagtgatggctGGCAGACagaatttctgtgtgtgtttttccgcGTCCCCGTTTCattaccgggaaggattcgCATGAACGgtgtgttgtttgcttgggagtggagcatgcgcaatcggctctcgagggaaTCGA
Encoded proteins:
- the LOC125138465 gene encoding sialoadhesin-like, producing the protein MELSPLPVMLLLISLIPVVQAQGSPKAVVSIKPDTHVFTGEAVILICDIQGGGNTQWTYSWNKDNNKLYSNGNKRDFIDTMQVLIIWSVEDSDSGTYSCRGHGGYNQSSVISDDVTLTVSVKPKPTVRVNPQSSVYTGDTVTLSCELQQGTGWKFFWYKNNQMLWDLNSEQVNTLNVTVDNAGETEYMCRAYRINNYNYYTELSDPVKITVRGVEATFSVLMLICSVVTASPYLLVTIILLLICYRARDHTDEDRIENAVIEA